In the genome of Rhodospirillales bacterium, the window TGAAGGTGATCCAGGAGCCCATGCCGATCACCGGCACCCGCACGCCGCTCACGGGGATGACGCGCGTCAGGGCCGTCGGCCCGGTCGCGACTGCGCCCGCCGGCCGCAGCCCCCCGGCCGCCGCAGCAGCCGCCGCCGAGGCCAGGAAAGTGCGGCGGCTGAGGCCAACTTCGTATGCGACCATCGCCCGATCTCCCGGTGCGCGAATACCCTATGGTCGGAGTGCGTCGCCGACAAGATAAGTGATGTAGGCGGCGTATGAGGCGACCAGAACCACTCCTTCAAGGCGAGCGAGACTGCGACCGCTCAGTGAAAAGATCAGCAGCAGTACCGTCGCTGCGACCATCACCCAGATGTCCACCCCGGCAAGCTCGGGCGGCACTGCAATCGGCTGCACGATGGCGGTGACCCCGAGAATGGCGAAGACGTTGTAGATATTGCTGCCAACCACGTTGCCGAAGGCGACGTCCGGCTGCCGGCGAATGGCAGCCATCACCGACGTCACCAGTTCGGGCAGAGAGGTGCCGACAGCGACGATGGTCAACCCGACGAGGGTCTCCGAAACGCCGGCGGCGGACGCGAGCGCGATGCCGGCATCGACCAGAAAATCGGCGCCGATCAGGATGCCGAACAAACCGCCGACCAGCAACGCGAAAGCCACCCAAAGACGCTTCGGCGACGGTTCCGCCGCACTCGCTTCGGCCTCATGCATGGCTGCCGATGCATCGTGC includes:
- a CDS encoding calcium/sodium antiporter, yielding MIYVELLAGLILLVVGGDSLVRGAVAVARRMGVSPLLIGLTLVGFGTSTPEMLTSVQAALAGSPGIALGNVVGSNIANILLILGTAALIHPMRASREALFRDGTVMLLAAGVCVVIVLIGALDRMTGAALVVLLSAYVLFTYLRERTSHDASAAMHEAEASAAEPSPKRLWVAFALLVGGLFGILIGADFLVDAGIALASAAGVSETLVGLTIVAVGTSLPELVTSVMAAIRRQPDVAFGNVVGSNIYNVFAILGVTAIVQPIAVPPELAGVDIWVMVAATVLLLIFSLSGRSLARLEGVVLVASYAAYITYLVGDALRP